The following are from one region of the Anaerolineae bacterium genome:
- a CDS encoding M20/M25/M40 family metallo-hydrolase — MNNQPNPLALLQTLIRFDTTNPPGNEAECINYLHNLLNAAGIDTTLIARTAQRPNLLARLPGQGDAPPLLLYGHVDVVTTAGQTWTHPPFSGAIVDGLVWGRGALDMKSGVAMMVCAVLRAKAEQLDLPGDVILAIVSDEEVDGEYGAKYLVENHAEHFAGVRYAIGEGGGFSIEIAGRKFYPIMVSEKQVCSLRATLRGRAGHGSMPLRGGAMAQLANLLGKLDRYRLPVHVTPVVQQMIQAISNALPFPQKLAMGQLLNPALTNWLLDRLGEQGRLLDALLHNTASPTMVQGSNKINVIPGEVTLDLDGRLLPGFTPDDMLRELRQLGGDNVSFEVTRYDPGPGEPDMKHFALLADILRQADPSGTPIPLVLAGVTDGRYFARLGIQTYGFHPMDLPDSLITTIHAADERIPVEAMQFGTDALFTFLQRFRD; from the coding sequence ATGAATAATCAACCAAATCCCCTCGCTTTATTGCAAACCCTCATTCGCTTCGATACCACCAATCCACCGGGCAACGAAGCGGAGTGCATCAATTACCTTCATAACCTGCTGAACGCAGCAGGAATTGACACTACCCTTATTGCCCGCACCGCCCAGCGGCCCAATTTGCTGGCCCGCCTGCCGGGGCAAGGCGACGCTCCACCCCTGTTGCTATACGGTCACGTTGACGTGGTGACGACGGCCGGCCAAACGTGGACCCATCCTCCTTTCTCCGGAGCCATTGTGGATGGCCTGGTGTGGGGCCGTGGCGCGTTGGATATGAAAAGCGGGGTGGCTATGATGGTTTGCGCCGTGCTGCGAGCCAAAGCGGAGCAGCTTGACCTACCCGGCGACGTTATCCTGGCCATTGTGAGCGACGAGGAAGTGGACGGCGAATATGGAGCCAAGTATCTGGTTGAAAATCACGCCGAACATTTTGCCGGCGTTCGTTACGCCATTGGCGAAGGAGGCGGCTTTTCAATTGAAATTGCCGGACGTAAATTTTACCCCATTATGGTCAGCGAGAAACAGGTTTGCTCCCTGCGAGCCACCCTGCGCGGGCGGGCCGGGCATGGCTCCATGCCGCTGCGGGGCGGGGCTATGGCCCAACTGGCTAATCTGTTGGGCAAACTGGACCGCTATCGCCTGCCGGTGCACGTTACACCCGTGGTGCAACAAATGATCCAGGCCATCAGCAACGCCTTGCCTTTCCCCCAAAAATTGGCGATGGGGCAGTTGCTCAACCCGGCTTTGACCAATTGGCTGCTGGACCGGCTGGGCGAGCAGGGCCGTTTACTTGACGCGCTGCTGCACAATACCGCCAGCCCAACTATGGTGCAGGGGAGCAACAAAATCAACGTTATTCCCGGCGAAGTGACCCTGGACCTTGACGGCCGGCTGTTACCCGGTTTTACGCCTGATGACATGTTACGCGAGTTGCGGCAGTTGGGAGGGGATAACGTTTCTTTTGAGGTGACCCGTTACGATCCCGGCCCCGGCGAACCGGACATGAAGCATTTTGCCCTGCTGGCCGACATTCTGCGCCAGGCCGATCCGAGCGGCACGCCCATCCCCCTGGTGCTGGCCGGAGTGACCGATGGGCGGTACTTTGCCCGGTTGGGTATCCAAACGTATGGCTTCCATCCCATGGATTTGCCAGACAGCCTCATCACCACCATTCACGCCGCCGATGAACGGATCCCGGTAGAGGCCATGCAGTTTGGCACAGATGCGCTTTTTACATTTTTACAGCGTTTTCGGGATTAA
- a CDS encoding MFS transporter, with translation MPSRSFRLSMFGLLYFVQGAALAYFRNFQKPYLNSLGIDPDVIGLLTSILLLPFILKIFIGMASDRVNLFGRGHRRPYIILGLLLATVAFGGAGLMLPDVNLTLFAVFIVAGSFSVTLFDSTTDGLAIDITPRREQGTVQGVMVGGRAIGFILLSLVFGVLVQAQGYRVIFLIIAAGMMLPLLWVFQVHEPRQRAVAQTFQWSAFKTLLKPYFLLFGAYAIVYSIASFGVDGLVTFFMSSRFNAPETVIGQYGAWRGLGAVMGAVGGGLLIDRLGRRTSAYSAAVIISLGAVLIGASTNLNFLLVMGLVWGLAWGFQETVFVALAMGLTDTRIAASMFAIMMALSNFGTALGEGLATGLTDNVGFAAVFWLLAGVSLVTLPILGGLFKMSPAKPISGNDNPGLYE, from the coding sequence ATGCCCTCTCGTTCATTTCGCCTCTCTATGTTTGGGCTGCTTTATTTTGTGCAGGGAGCGGCCCTGGCCTACTTTCGTAATTTCCAAAAACCCTACCTCAACAGCCTGGGCATTGACCCGGACGTGATCGGCTTGCTGACCAGCATCCTGCTGCTGCCCTTCATCCTAAAAATTTTCATTGGGATGGCCAGCGACCGGGTCAACCTGTTTGGCCGGGGACATCGCCGGCCATACATTATCCTGGGCCTGCTCCTGGCAACGGTGGCCTTTGGCGGGGCAGGCTTGATGCTGCCGGACGTCAACCTGACACTGTTTGCCGTGTTCATTGTGGCCGGCTCCTTCAGCGTAACCCTGTTCGACTCCACCACCGATGGGCTGGCCATTGACATTACTCCGCGCCGCGAACAGGGCACAGTCCAGGGCGTCATGGTCGGCGGGCGGGCCATTGGCTTTATCCTTCTCTCCTTGGTTTTTGGGGTGCTGGTCCAGGCCCAAGGCTACCGGGTGATTTTTTTGATTATTGCCGCAGGGATGATGCTGCCCCTGCTGTGGGTGTTCCAGGTTCACGAACCCCGGCAGCGGGCCGTAGCGCAGACTTTCCAATGGTCTGCCTTTAAAACCCTGCTCAAACCCTACTTTTTGCTCTTTGGCGCTTACGCCATTGTTTATTCCATAGCCTCATTTGGCGTTGACGGCCTGGTAACGTTTTTTATGAGCAGCCGTTTTAACGCGCCCGAAACAGTGATTGGGCAGTACGGCGCGTGGCGCGGCCTGGGCGCGGTGATGGGCGCTGTTGGCGGCGGTCTGCTCATTGACCGGCTGGGGCGGCGAACCAGCGCCTACAGCGCCGCCGTTATCATCAGCCTGGGCGCAGTTTTGATTGGCGCGTCAACCAATCTCAACTTTTTACTGGTGATGGGCCTGGTGTGGGGTCTGGCCTGGGGCTTTCAGGAGACCGTGTTTGTGGCCCTGGCCATGGGGCTGACGGATACGCGCATTGCCGCCTCAATGTTTGCCATTATGATGGCCCTGTCCAATTTTGGCACAGCCCTTGGGGAGGGGCTGGCTACGGGCTTAACCGACAACGTCGGTTTTGCGGCCGTGTTCTGGCTCTTGGCCGGCGTCAGTCTGGTCACGCTGCCCATTTTGGGGGGATTATTTAAAATGTCGCCCGCAAAACCTATTTCTGGAAATGACAACCCCGGGCTTTATGAGTAA